In Thermomonas paludicola, the following are encoded in one genomic region:
- a CDS encoding TetR/AcrR family transcriptional regulator — protein MTESAPRSGRLSAEDWAREALDQISEQGVASVAVEPLARRLGVTKGSFYWHFPSRDALLQAALERWERDEQTAYVALESISDATERLRTLFKLIAHHNKTHIIYSELLKAAGHPAVDAVLGHVLERRTGFLFASFRQAGLSQKDALNRARMTYAMYVGFLQLELPKFQNRQPLDGFDGYIEHMMVTLIPRD, from the coding sequence ATGACCGAGTCTGCACCCCGCAGTGGGCGCCTGAGTGCCGAGGACTGGGCGCGTGAGGCGTTGGACCAGATTTCAGAGCAGGGGGTGGCGTCGGTGGCAGTGGAGCCGCTGGCCCGCCGGCTGGGCGTGACCAAGGGCAGTTTCTACTGGCATTTCCCGTCCCGTGATGCACTGCTGCAGGCAGCGCTGGAGCGGTGGGAGCGCGACGAACAAACCGCCTATGTCGCGCTGGAGTCGATCAGCGACGCCACCGAGCGCCTGCGCACCCTGTTCAAGCTGATCGCGCACCACAACAAGACTCACATCATTTATTCGGAGCTGCTCAAGGCAGCGGGGCATCCCGCGGTGGATGCGGTGCTTGGCCACGTGCTTGAGCGCCGCACCGGCTTCCTGTTTGCCTCGTTCCGCCAGGCCGGGTTGAGCCAGAAGGATGCGCTCAACCGCGCGCGCATGACATATGCGATGTATGTCGGCTTCCTGCAGCTGGAACTGCCGAAGTTCCAGAACCGGCAGCCGCTGGATGGCTTCGATGGCTACATCGAACACATGATGGTGACGCTCATCCCGCGTGACTGA
- a CDS encoding phosphoenolpyruvate carboxykinase (GTP) gives MTSKLDRLNEWVADVARLTRPAVIHWCDGSDAESAALREQMLADGTLIELNQQTHPGSYLHRSHPDDVARVEHLTFVCTPEREDAGPNNHWMAPADAHARIDALFDGCMQGRTMYVIPYCMGPIDSPLSRCGVEITDSPYVVANMRIMTRMGVPALARIEREGSFVKGLHSIGELDPERRLIMHFPEELAIKSYGSGYGGNALLGKKCHALRIASHQARQEGWLAEHMLILGIENPQGQTHYIAAAFPSACGKTNLAMLIPPEGYRRDGWKVWTIGDDICWMRPGADGRLYAINPEAGFFGVAPGTSAKSNANALASIQSNTIFTNVGITADQQPWWEGIDNGLAPVTDWRGEPFDSAKRPAAHPNSRFTVSAKQCPSYSDMAEDAQGVPISAIVFGGRRASLVPLVFEARDWTHGVLVGAAMGSETTAAATGAVGVMRRDPMAMKPFCGYNFADYFGHWLSFDQPGAQLPKVFHVNWFRKGENGKFLWPGFGDNLRVLEWMIQRVEGRAAATETPIGHLPTADDLNLDGVALSDEARETLFGFEHAGWQAEFAGIGEYLAEYGPRLPQALLDEQRRIAAALA, from the coding sequence ATGACCAGCAAACTCGACCGCTTGAACGAATGGGTGGCGGATGTAGCGCGCCTCACCCGCCCCGCCGTCATCCACTGGTGCGATGGCAGCGACGCGGAGAGCGCAGCACTGCGCGAGCAGATGCTTGCCGATGGCACGCTGATCGAGCTCAACCAGCAGACGCATCCGGGCAGCTATCTGCATCGCTCGCATCCGGATGACGTGGCGCGCGTCGAGCACCTGACCTTCGTGTGCACGCCCGAGCGCGAGGATGCCGGACCCAACAACCACTGGATGGCGCCGGCAGACGCCCACGCCAGGATCGATGCGCTGTTCGACGGCTGCATGCAGGGGCGCACGATGTACGTCATCCCCTACTGCATGGGGCCGATCGATTCCCCGCTGTCGCGCTGCGGCGTGGAGATCACCGACAGCCCCTATGTGGTCGCCAACATGCGGATCATGACCCGCATGGGCGTGCCGGCGCTGGCGCGCATCGAGCGGGAAGGCAGCTTCGTCAAGGGGCTGCATTCCATCGGCGAGCTCGACCCCGAGCGCCGCCTGATCATGCACTTCCCGGAAGAGCTGGCCATCAAGTCCTACGGCTCCGGTTACGGCGGCAACGCGCTGCTGGGCAAGAAGTGCCATGCACTGCGCATCGCCAGCCATCAGGCGCGCCAGGAAGGTTGGCTGGCCGAACACATGCTGATCCTCGGCATCGAAAACCCGCAGGGCCAGACCCACTACATCGCCGCCGCGTTCCCGTCGGCCTGCGGCAAGACCAACCTGGCGATGCTGATTCCACCCGAAGGCTATCGCCGGGATGGCTGGAAGGTGTGGACGATCGGCGATGACATCTGCTGGATGCGGCCGGGCGCCGATGGCCGCCTGTACGCCATCAACCCGGAAGCCGGCTTCTTTGGCGTGGCCCCCGGCACCTCGGCCAAGTCCAACGCCAATGCACTGGCGTCGATTCAATCCAACACCATCTTCACCAACGTCGGCATCACCGCCGACCAGCAGCCGTGGTGGGAAGGCATCGACAACGGGCTGGCGCCGGTGACCGACTGGCGCGGCGAGCCCTTCGATTCCGCCAAGCGCCCCGCGGCGCACCCCAACTCGCGCTTCACCGTCAGCGCGAAGCAGTGCCCGTCCTACTCGGACATGGCCGAAGATGCGCAGGGCGTTCCGATTTCCGCCATCGTCTTCGGTGGCCGCCGCGCCTCGCTGGTGCCGTTGGTGTTCGAAGCGCGCGACTGGACGCACGGCGTGCTGGTGGGTGCGGCCATGGGCTCGGAAACCACGGCGGCGGCCACTGGCGCGGTGGGCGTGATGCGCCGCGACCCGATGGCGATGAAGCCGTTCTGCGGCTACAACTTCGCCGACTACTTCGGCCATTGGCTGTCGTTCGACCAGCCGGGCGCGCAACTGCCCAAGGTCTTCCACGTCAATTGGTTCCGCAAGGGCGAGAACGGCAAGTTCCTGTGGCCTGGCTTCGGCGACAACCTGCGCGTGCTGGAGTGGATGATCCAGCGCGTGGAAGGCCGCGCCGCCGCGACCGAGACCCCGATTGGCCATCTGCCGACGGCGGATGACCTCAATCTTGATGGGGTGGCGCTGTCCGACGAAGCGCGCGAAACGCTGTTTGGCTTCGAGCACGCAGGTTGGCAGGCCGAATTCGCCGGCATCGGTGAGTACCTGGCCGAGTACGGCCCGCGGCTGCCGCAAGCCCTGCTGGACGAACAGCGGCGGATCGCAGCGGCACTGGCCTGA
- a CDS encoding TonB-dependent receptor: MASTHLSKGLKRSALAIALGLCFVGGVQAQSTSGDIAGNVPAASGGKVVLKSSTTGVTREYPVDASGRFRIPALPTGGYDLTLSDGTTSHVNVVAGQTVNATFGAASSGTATTLDAVTVLGGSINAIDLQSTETRTTFVAEQLNSLPVARDVTSVSLLTPGTAASSNYFGNASFGGASAAENSYYVNGFNVTNLYDILSFSEVPFQAIDQLDVQTGGYGARYGFSTGGVTSVNVKRGTNEFKGGISYTLTPNSLREQADPVSLNNGTIWRSYDQNESNSSNLSIWGGGPIVKDKLFFFALMSYSKSDSTTYGGRGAGRAGGTPTSPLPYTTSGSSTANDYNSTQPYWLLKLDWYLNDSNHIEYTGFDNTRKSRYNNYSALYSSTAMDATIKKTKYRGDDVMQNGGHSDIFKWTSYLTDNLTMALQWGRMDNTNSAHTIDPNGVENYYYGDVTQPPSCPYVYDYRDAAPQFGGQLAGTCATGSSVDITGGYNKRDASRIDFEWQLGTHKVSFGYSDEKWNSRQGSISDVYYFGEDYNLLDPTAVNDTLPQDGTLVLDHVYFATGGNVQINQKSWYLEDNWNITDNFMLYAGIRNDSFENKNSTGATFVKQDNIWQPRLGFAWDILGNGDSKLYGTVGRYALPIAANVSLRAASKSYYTENVSVWDGTYNPANGVPNLGSFYHGGIYNAVYNGEDGSVPDPNAVASKGLKPYTQDEFILGYQQLLHSDNAFLDGWQLGVKATYRKVVNAIDDTCDVRAVYNAAVAASYSVSNWKNQWTSPGGIPGCYMYNPGSDLHLTLDVNVDGHVRDITVKAADLGPKAERTYKAVTFSAEKTTDKWSINATYTWSKLYGNLEGLVKSTNGQDDTGTTSDFDFKEIMYGSTGDLFNDHRHSIKVYGSYKFSPEWEMGFNVLAQSGSPISCLGGGMGTFGTQYGYAGVFHACDPANTSAVTPVGAAGRTPWTITVSPNMIYRPNSLPGLSMQVSVLNLFNKVVSVQDFETTYGVTAAGQVRNYYNYGQPKFFNTPRYVRFQVQYDF, encoded by the coding sequence ATGGCTTCTACTCATCTGTCCAAAGGCTTGAAGCGCAGTGCGCTTGCAATTGCCTTGGGTCTTTGCTTCGTCGGCGGCGTGCAGGCGCAGAGCACCTCGGGCGATATCGCCGGTAATGTGCCTGCTGCCAGCGGCGGCAAGGTCGTCCTGAAAAGTTCGACCACCGGCGTGACCCGCGAATATCCGGTCGATGCTTCCGGTCGTTTCCGCATCCCGGCCCTGCCGACCGGCGGCTATGATCTGACCTTGTCCGACGGTACAACGTCGCACGTCAACGTGGTGGCGGGCCAGACCGTCAACGCGACGTTCGGCGCCGCGTCCTCAGGCACTGCAACCACCCTGGATGCGGTTACCGTCCTGGGCGGTTCGATCAACGCGATCGACCTGCAGAGCACCGAGACGCGCACCACCTTCGTGGCTGAGCAGTTGAACAGCCTGCCGGTTGCCCGTGACGTCACCAGCGTCTCGCTGCTGACCCCCGGTACGGCTGCCAGTTCCAACTATTTCGGCAATGCCTCCTTCGGTGGCGCATCGGCTGCGGAAAACAGCTATTACGTCAACGGTTTCAACGTCACCAACCTGTATGACATCCTGTCGTTCTCGGAAGTGCCGTTCCAAGCCATCGACCAGTTGGACGTTCAGACCGGCGGCTACGGCGCGCGTTATGGGTTCTCCACCGGTGGCGTGACCAGCGTCAACGTCAAGCGTGGTACCAATGAGTTCAAGGGCGGCATCAGCTACACCCTGACTCCGAACTCGCTGCGCGAGCAGGCCGATCCGGTGTCCTTGAACAACGGCACCATCTGGCGCAGCTACGACCAGAATGAATCCAACTCCAGCAACCTGAGCATCTGGGGCGGTGGTCCGATCGTCAAGGACAAGCTGTTCTTCTTCGCGCTGATGTCCTACAGCAAGTCCGATTCCACCACGTATGGTGGCCGTGGTGCGGGTCGCGCCGGTGGTACTCCCACCAGTCCGCTTCCGTACACCACTTCCGGCTCGTCAACCGCGAACGACTACAACTCGACCCAGCCGTACTGGCTGCTGAAGCTCGACTGGTATCTGAACGACAGCAACCACATCGAGTACACGGGCTTTGATAACACCCGCAAGTCGAGGTACAACAACTACAGTGCGCTGTACAGCAGCACTGCGATGGACGCTACGATCAAGAAAACCAAGTACCGTGGCGATGACGTGATGCAGAATGGCGGGCATAGCGATATTTTCAAGTGGACCAGCTACCTGACCGACAACCTGACCATGGCGCTCCAGTGGGGCCGCATGGACAACACCAATTCGGCTCACACCATTGATCCGAATGGCGTGGAGAACTATTACTACGGCGACGTCACTCAGCCGCCAAGCTGCCCGTATGTGTATGACTACCGTGACGCAGCTCCTCAGTTCGGTGGACAGTTGGCGGGTACCTGCGCGACTGGTAGTTCCGTGGATATCACCGGCGGTTACAACAAGCGCGACGCTAGTCGCATCGACTTTGAGTGGCAGCTGGGTACCCACAAGGTAAGCTTCGGCTACAGTGACGAAAAGTGGAATTCCCGCCAAGGTAGTATTTCGGACGTCTACTATTTTGGCGAAGACTACAATCTGCTGGATCCGACTGCAGTGAACGACACGCTGCCGCAGGATGGCACCCTTGTCCTTGATCACGTTTACTTCGCTACCGGTGGCAATGTTCAAATCAACCAGAAGTCCTGGTATCTGGAAGACAACTGGAACATCACCGACAACTTCATGCTGTACGCCGGTATCCGCAACGACTCGTTCGAAAACAAGAACAGCACGGGCGCCACGTTCGTGAAGCAGGACAATATCTGGCAGCCGCGTCTCGGCTTTGCTTGGGATATCCTGGGTAACGGCGACAGCAAGCTGTACGGTACGGTCGGTCGCTATGCGCTGCCGATCGCGGCGAACGTCTCGCTGCGTGCCGCATCGAAGTCTTACTACACCGAAAATGTATCTGTGTGGGACGGTACGTATAACCCTGCCAACGGCGTGCCGAATCTGGGTAGCTTCTATCACGGCGGCATTTACAATGCGGTGTATAATGGTGAAGACGGCAGCGTGCCTGATCCCAATGCCGTGGCCAGCAAGGGCCTGAAGCCCTACACGCAGGATGAGTTCATCCTTGGCTATCAGCAGTTGCTGCACTCTGACAATGCGTTCTTGGACGGTTGGCAGCTGGGCGTGAAGGCGACTTACCGCAAGGTGGTCAACGCCATTGATGACACCTGCGACGTTCGTGCTGTTTACAATGCGGCAGTGGCTGCTAGTTACAGCGTCAGCAACTGGAAGAATCAGTGGACTTCCCCCGGCGGCATTCCCGGCTGCTACATGTACAACCCGGGAAGCGATCTGCACCTCACTCTTGATGTGAATGTTGACGGCCATGTCCGTGACATCACCGTCAAGGCGGCCGACTTGGGTCCGAAGGCTGAGCGTACCTACAAGGCCGTCACGTTCAGCGCCGAAAAGACGACTGACAAGTGGAGCATCAACGCGACCTACACTTGGTCGAAGCTGTACGGCAACCTGGAAGGTTTGGTCAAGAGTACCAATGGTCAGGATGACACTGGCACCACCTCTGACTTCGACTTCAAGGAAATCATGTACGGTTCCACCGGCGATTTGTTCAACGATCACCGTCACAGCATCAAGGTGTATGGCAGCTACAAGTTCAGCCCGGAATGGGAAATGGGCTTCAACGTGCTCGCGCAGTCCGGTTCGCCGATCTCCTGCTTGGGTGGCGGTATGGGTACGTTTGGTACCCAGTATGGGTACGCCGGCGTGTTTCATGCCTGCGACCCTGCTAACACCAGTGCCGTCACGCCGGTCGGAGCAGCTGGTCGTACGCCGTGGACCATCACGGTCAGCCCGAACATGATCTATCGTCCCAACTCGCTGCCGGGCCTGAGCATGCAGGTCAGTGTGTTGAACCTGTTTAACAAGGTTGTTTCCGTGCAGGACTTCGAGACCACCTACGGCGTCACCGCTGCCGGCCAGGTTCGGAATTACTACAACTACGGTCAGCCGAAGTTCTTCAACACCCCGCGTTATGTGCGCTTCCAGGTGCAGTACGACTTCTGA
- a CDS encoding RNA polymerase sigma factor codes for MSTMPMPQVPETRSIADEDAVLARRAASADVAAFEQLYRRHHRRVHGVIVRLVGQAGARAEDLTQEAFVRAWQALPSFRFESAVSTWLHRLAANTALMELRARRSRPWPEDDDEALESVATPDTAGRAMLGRELDRAVASLPPRARAVLVLHDVEGWKHEEIAAELGMAVGSSKAQLHRARGLLRARIGEAT; via the coding sequence ATGTCCACCATGCCCATGCCGCAGGTTCCCGAAACGCGTTCCATTGCGGACGAAGACGCCGTGCTGGCGCGCCGCGCCGCGTCGGCCGATGTTGCCGCGTTCGAGCAGCTTTACCGCCGGCATCATCGTCGCGTGCATGGGGTGATCGTGCGGTTGGTCGGGCAGGCCGGCGCGCGCGCCGAGGATCTGACCCAGGAGGCGTTTGTGCGTGCCTGGCAGGCGCTGCCGTCTTTCCGCTTCGAGAGCGCGGTGTCCACCTGGCTGCATCGCCTGGCGGCCAATACCGCGTTGATGGAGCTGCGCGCGCGGCGCAGCCGGCCGTGGCCGGAAGATGATGACGAGGCGCTGGAGTCGGTGGCCACGCCGGATACCGCCGGCCGCGCCATGCTGGGCCGTGAACTGGATCGCGCGGTGGCCAGCCTGCCGCCGCGCGCGCGCGCGGTGCTGGTGCTGCATGACGTGGAAGGCTGGAAGCACGAAGAGATTGCCGCCGAACTTGGCATGGCGGTGGGCAGTTCCAAGGCACAGCTGCATCGCGCGCGCGGGTTGTTGCGCGCACGGATTGGAGAGGCGACATGA
- a CDS encoding DUF4097 family beta strand repeat-containing protein, giving the protein MFAKLLPLALLGACALPVIAGTPISQTRPLDARGRVEIENVKGRVQVLAWDRPEVRLGGTLGAGVEKLSVEGDGRVLRIKVKYPARGHNAEPSDLVVQMPLLADLEVDTVSADINVQGLASRELALESVSGDIIANGAPRLGKMTSVSGDIRLAMNSPELHVDTVSGQLTVQGRLNGELSLESVSGDIRLNTLGERVRELSASTVSGDMDLGVGLAEDGEIRTESVSGDLRLRLPAALSADVSAESFSGDLAAPGARIKKEAFGPGSSFRVRYGAGKGNIRIETFSGDARLSLP; this is encoded by the coding sequence ATGTTTGCGAAACTCCTGCCACTGGCACTGCTGGGCGCTTGCGCGCTGCCGGTCATTGCCGGCACACCGATCAGCCAGACACGGCCGCTGGATGCGCGCGGCCGGGTCGAGATCGAGAACGTCAAGGGACGGGTGCAGGTGCTGGCCTGGGATCGCCCCGAGGTCAGGCTGGGCGGCACATTGGGGGCCGGCGTGGAAAAACTCTCGGTCGAGGGCGATGGCCGCGTGTTGCGCATCAAGGTCAAGTATCCCGCGCGGGGGCACAACGCCGAACCGAGCGATCTGGTGGTGCAGATGCCGCTGCTGGCCGATCTGGAAGTGGACACCGTTTCGGCTGACATCAACGTGCAGGGCCTGGCCTCGCGCGAGTTGGCGCTGGAGTCGGTAAGCGGTGACATCATCGCCAACGGTGCGCCGCGACTGGGCAAGATGACCTCGGTCAGCGGCGACATCCGGCTGGCAATGAACAGCCCCGAGCTGCACGTGGATACGGTCAGCGGGCAGCTGACCGTGCAGGGGCGCTTGAATGGCGAGCTATCGCTGGAAAGCGTGTCCGGCGATATTCGCCTGAACACGCTGGGCGAGCGCGTGCGCGAGCTGTCGGCCAGTACCGTCTCGGGCGACATGGATCTTGGCGTGGGGTTGGCCGAGGATGGGGAAATCCGGACGGAAAGCGTCAGCGGTGACCTGCGCCTGCGCTTGCCCGCTGCGCTGTCCGCCGATGTCTCCGCGGAAAGCTTCAGCGGTGATCTTGCTGCGCCAGGCGCCCGGATCAAGAAAGAGGCGTTCGGGCCTGGCTCCAGCTTCCGCGTGCGCTATGGCGCCGGCAAGGGAAACATCCGCATCGAAACCTTCTCTGGCGATGCCCGGCTGAGCCTGCCCTGA
- a CDS encoding Hsp33 family molecular chaperone HslO, with protein sequence MTQAHDTQLRFLLPTAGVRGVAVHLDETWQAIASRASYPPAASELLGEAAAAAALFTGHAKVDGRLSVQLRSQGAISTLFTECTAAGTLRGIVRLNENASAPLSRNLHALGEDALLAITIENPSLGGAEPVRYQGLVGLHATRLDLAFEDYFRQSEQLPTRLLLACNAQSAAGLLLQKLPGEEGDEDGFRRASALFDTLGGDELLALPPAELVHRLFHEEVPELVGEKPLRFACSCSPARVEAMLVSLGRAEADAAVAAGSGQAEILCEFCGQDYRFDAGQVAALFARAASAHAAAPGLQ encoded by the coding sequence ATGACCCAAGCCCACGACACCCAACTGCGCTTCCTGCTCCCCACCGCCGGCGTGCGCGGCGTTGCCGTGCATCTGGACGAGACCTGGCAAGCCATCGCCAGCCGCGCCAGCTACCCCCCCGCAGCCAGCGAATTGCTGGGCGAAGCCGCGGCGGCGGCGGCGCTGTTCACCGGCCACGCCAAGGTCGATGGCCGGCTGTCGGTGCAGCTGCGCAGCCAGGGGGCCATCAGTACCCTGTTCACCGAGTGCACCGCCGCCGGCACCCTGCGCGGCATCGTCCGCCTGAATGAAAACGCCAGCGCGCCACTATCGCGCAACCTGCACGCGCTGGGCGAAGACGCGCTGCTGGCCATCACCATCGAAAACCCATCGCTGGGCGGCGCAGAACCGGTGCGCTACCAGGGGCTGGTGGGCCTGCACGCCACTCGCCTGGACCTGGCCTTCGAGGATTATTTCCGCCAGTCCGAGCAATTGCCCACCCGGCTGCTGCTGGCCTGCAACGCGCAGAGCGCCGCAGGACTGCTGCTGCAAAAGCTCCCGGGCGAAGAGGGCGACGAGGACGGCTTCCGGCGCGCCAGCGCGCTGTTTGACACCCTTGGCGGCGATGAGCTGCTGGCGCTGCCGCCAGCCGAGCTGGTCCACCGGTTGTTCCACGAGGAAGTTCCGGAACTGGTTGGCGAAAAGCCGCTGCGCTTCGCCTGCTCGTGCTCGCCCGCGCGGGTGGAAGCCATGCTGGTGTCGCTGGGGCGCGCGGAAGCCGATGCTGCGGTGGCCGCTGGCTCTGGCCAGGCCGAAATCCTGTGCGAGTTCTGCGGTCAGGACTACCGTTTTGACGCCGGCCAGGTGGCCGCGCTGTTCGCACGGGCCGCCAGCGCGCACGCGGCCGCACCCGGCCTGCAATAA
- the mtgA gene encoding monofunctional biosynthetic peptidoglycan transglycosylase, which yields MSDGKWKRRLRGWWWKLPLLFVGLSVTQVLLLRFFAPPLSTFMLARQLDALLAGDTKFRIAQDWRSLRAISPNLPLALVAAEDQNFPTHHGFDFSAIEKAQAHNEKMIARAEKRGTPVRRLRGASTISQQTAKNLFLWQGHGATRWLRKGLEVWYTALIEALWPKRRILEMYVNFAEFGDGTYGAQAASRRFFGKDASRLNASEAARLAAVLPSPKRYSAAKPGAYVQRRANAIQRQMGALGGPGYLRALD from the coding sequence ATGAGTGATGGAAAATGGAAGCGCCGCTTGCGCGGCTGGTGGTGGAAGTTGCCGCTGCTGTTCGTGGGGTTGAGCGTGACCCAGGTGCTGCTGCTGCGTTTTTTCGCGCCGCCGTTGTCCACCTTCATGCTGGCCAGGCAACTGGATGCACTGCTGGCTGGCGATACCAAGTTCCGCATTGCGCAGGACTGGCGCAGTCTGCGTGCGATTTCGCCGAACCTGCCGCTGGCGCTGGTGGCGGCGGAAGACCAGAACTTCCCCACCCATCACGGGTTCGACTTTTCGGCCATCGAGAAGGCGCAGGCGCACAACGAGAAAATGATCGCGCGTGCGGAAAAGCGCGGAACGCCGGTACGCCGGCTGCGCGGCGCCAGCACCATCAGCCAGCAGACCGCCAAGAACCTGTTCCTGTGGCAGGGGCATGGTGCAACCCGCTGGCTGCGCAAGGGACTGGAAGTCTGGTACACGGCGCTGATCGAGGCGCTGTGGCCGAAGCGAAGAATTCTGGAGATGTACGTCAATTTCGCCGAATTCGGCGACGGGACCTATGGTGCGCAGGCGGCATCCCGGCGGTTTTTCGGCAAGGATGCGTCGCGGTTGAACGCCAGCGAGGCGGCGCGGCTGGCGGCGGTGCTGCCCAGCCCGAAGCGTTACAGCGCAGCCAAGCCTGGTGCCTACGTGCAGCGCCGCGCCAATGCCATCCAGCGGCAGATGGGCGCGTTGGGCGGCCCCGGCTATCTGCGCGCGCTGGATTGA
- a CDS encoding glycosyltransferase family 2 protein encodes MSEIAPEHRCLTLVIAAYNEADALLPLQPRLRAALDQAEREGLQARVLLVDDGSRDGTWAVLQRFAQEDARVALLRLSRNFGKEAALTAGLDRVERGAALILDADGQDPPELLPQFVAKWKQGFDDVHGTRIARDGDGVFRRASAHGFYRLIGRLSKTPVPRDTGDFRLLSPRALAALRQLRERHRFMKGLFGWIGFNHASIPYHRDARTAGRSKFNAWKLWNFALEGITSFSTAPLRLATYAGLLTAVFAFGYGSWVIVKALLWGNRVAGWPSLMAVVLFLGGVQLMALGLIGEYLGRLYEEAKQRPLYLVDAWQPANGVFSGQHHQPQEACHAHGTTAVGSETG; translated from the coding sequence ATGTCCGAAATCGCGCCTGAGCATCGTTGCCTGACCCTGGTCATCGCCGCCTACAACGAGGCGGATGCCCTGTTGCCGCTGCAGCCGCGCCTGCGTGCGGCGCTGGATCAGGCCGAACGCGAGGGTCTGCAGGCGCGCGTCCTGCTGGTGGATGACGGCAGCCGCGACGGGACGTGGGCGGTGTTGCAGCGCTTTGCGCAGGAGGATGCGCGGGTGGCCCTGCTGCGGCTGTCGCGCAATTTCGGCAAGGAGGCGGCGCTGACCGCAGGGCTGGATCGCGTCGAGCGCGGCGCCGCGCTGATTCTGGATGCCGACGGGCAGGACCCGCCGGAACTGTTGCCGCAGTTCGTCGCCAAGTGGAAACAGGGCTTTGACGACGTGCACGGCACCCGCATCGCCCGCGACGGCGACGGCGTGTTCAGGCGCGCCAGCGCGCATGGCTTCTACCGCCTGATTGGCCGGCTGTCGAAGACGCCGGTGCCGCGCGACACCGGCGATTTCCGCCTGCTGTCGCCGCGCGCGCTGGCGGCGCTGCGGCAGCTGCGCGAACGCCACCGCTTCATGAAGGGGCTGTTCGGCTGGATCGGGTTCAACCACGCCTCGATTCCCTATCACCGCGACGCACGCACCGCCGGGCGCAGCAAATTCAACGCGTGGAAGCTGTGGAATTTTGCGCTGGAAGGCATCACCAGTTTCTCCACCGCGCCGCTGCGGCTGGCGACCTACGCGGGGCTGCTCACCGCGGTGTTCGCGTTTGGCTATGGCAGCTGGGTGATCGTGAAGGCCCTGCTGTGGGGCAACCGGGTGGCCGGTTGGCCGTCGCTGATGGCGGTGGTGCTGTTCCTGGGCGGCGTGCAGCTGATGGCACTGGGTTTGATCGGCGAATACCTTGGGCGGTTGTACGAGGAAGCCAAGCAGCGGCCGCTGTATCTGGTGGATGCCTGGCAGCCTGCAAACGGGGTATTCTCGGGGCAGCATCACCAGCCACAAGAGGCCTGCCATGCGCACGGTACGACAGCTGTTGGAAGCGAAACCGGCTGA
- a CDS encoding CBS domain-containing protein, giving the protein MRTVRQLLEAKPAEIISIGPDAPVIDAIRLMGERGIGALLVMEGPRLIGILSERDYARKIVLKGRSSKDTPVRDIMTAQVQTVAPQDSTEHCMALVTNSRIRHLPVLEGDSVIGVLSIGDLVKAVIELQRQDIDQLQRYIAS; this is encoded by the coding sequence ATGCGCACGGTACGACAGCTGTTGGAAGCGAAACCGGCTGAAATCATCTCGATCGGGCCGGATGCGCCGGTCATCGATGCCATTCGCCTGATGGGCGAGCGCGGGATTGGCGCGCTGCTGGTGATGGAAGGCCCCCGCTTGATCGGGATCCTGTCGGAGCGCGATTACGCGCGCAAGATCGTGCTCAAGGGGCGCTCGTCGAAGGACACGCCGGTCCGCGACATCATGACGGCGCAGGTGCAGACGGTGGCGCCGCAGGACAGTACCGAGCACTGCATGGCGCTGGTGACCAACAGCCGCATCCGCCACCTGCCGGTGCTGGAAGGCGACAGCGTGATCGGGGTGCTGTCGATCGGTGACCTGGTCAAGGCGGTGATCGAGCTGCAGCGGCAGGACATCGACCAGCTGCAGCGCTATATCGCGTCGTAG